The uncultured Treponema sp. genomic sequence TTTCGCCTTTGTCTTCAACATTGCCAAATATCTTTTGACCGCCAGTTCCTCTTCCGTGGGCATTGAATTCTGCGGAATCAACTCTTTTTCCTATGCCTTTTTCTGTAACTACAAGAATTTTTGAATCAGGTTCTGTATGAATCCTTATAGCGGAACAAAGCTCATCGCCTTCGGAAAGTTTTAATCCAGCAACACCGCGGCTAGATCTTCCCATTGGACGAACATCTTCTTCATTGATTCTTAATGCTTGTCCACGGCGGCTTACAAGAAGCAGCTCATCTTTTCCTGTTGAAAGAATTGCGCTTACAAGAGTATCTCCTTCATCAAGACGAACAGCCTGCATTCCACGCGATTTTGCATTTCTAAAGTCGCTTGTAGGAGTTTTCTTGACAACGCCATTTGCAGTAGCCATAAACAAATAATTATTTTCTGAAAATTCCTTTAAGCTGACAATCGCTGTAATATCTTCATTCGCGCTGACAGAAAGAAGGCTTTTTATATGTGAACCGCGACTCGTCTTTGACGCTTCAGGAATTTCATGGACTTTTATCCAGTAAGCTTTTCCTTCAGTTGTAATAAACATCAAATAATCATGCGTTGAAGCGACAAACATTTGATTTATATAGTCTTCTTCAACAAGTTTTGCTGAAATAGTACCTTTGCCGCCTCTTCCCTGGCTCTTATACTGGCTTACAGAAACTCTCTTGATATAGCCAAGCTTAGAAACAAGAATGACCATATCTTCTTCTTTTATCATGTCTTCAACATTTATGCTTTCAACTTCACCGGCGACAATATCAGTTTTTCTATCGTCTCCGTATTTTTCAGAAAGCTCATTTGTTTCGTCTTTTATAATCGCAAGAATTTTTTCGTGGTGAGCAAGCAAATCTTCGCAATGGGCAATAAAAGCCTTTACTTCTTCCATTTCCTTACGAAGCTCGTCGATGCGCAAATTTGTAAGACGACCAAGACGCATTTCAACAATAGCTTCAGCCTGAATCTCATCAAATCCAAAACGCTGCATAAGCTTGGCTTTGGCTTCAGTTTCATCACGGCTAGAGCGAATCATTTTTATAACTTCATCAATCGCATCAACAGCTGTAATCAACGCTTCCAGAATATGTTCACGCGCACGAGCCTTGTTCAAGTCAAAAGTTACGCGTCGAGTTATAACTTCATCACGATGATCAACAAAGCATTTTATAATTTGCTTTAAATTTAAAATCTGCGGACGGCCTTTTACAAGCGCAAGATTTATAACTCCAAAACTTGACTGCAACGCTGTTTTTGCAAAAAGCTGATTTATTACAACTTTTGTTATTGCGCCACGCTTTAAATGAATTACAATTCTCATTCCGCTTCTGTCGGAAGATTCGTCATTTATTGCACTGATTCCATCGATAACTTTATCACGCGCAAGCTCTCCGATTTTTTCACAAAGAGTTCTTGTATTCACTCCGTAAGGAACTTCTGTAAATACAATCGATTCAAGTCCAGTTTTGCTTACTTCAATATTGAACCTTCCGCGGACAAGAATTTTTCCACGTCCAGTTCTGTAAGCATCTGCAATTCCCTGTTTTCCAAAAATAATTCCGCCTGTAGGAAAATCTGGACCTTTTATATGATTTAAAAGCTCATCGACTGTTATATCCTGATTATCAATATATGCGCTTATGGCGCTTGCAACTTCACGCAGATTGTGAGGCGGCATATTTGTAGCCATTCCGACAGCGATTCCAACAGAGCCATTGCACAAAAGAAACGGAAACTTTGAAGGCAAAACTGTAGGTTCTTCCTTTGTGTCATCATAGTTAGGAATCATGTCTACAGTGTCTTTGTTTATATCTTCAACCATTTCCTCGGCAATTTTTGTCATTTTTGCTTCGGTATAACGGTAAGCGGCTGGAGGATCTCCGGCTATTGTTCCGAAATTTCCGCCCGGATGAACTACAATATAACGCTGGCTGAAATCCTGTCCAAGTCGAACAAGAGCATCATAAACAGAAGCATCTCCATGAGGATGATATTTTCCAAGAACATCACCGACAATCGTGGCGCATTTTTTTGTTTTTCCGCCTGCAGAAAGATGGTTTTCTTCCATGGAATAAATAATTCTGCGGTGAACAGGCTTTAAACCATCGCGGGAATCAGGAAGAGCGCGGCTTACAATAACAGACATTGAATAGTCAATAAAAGCCTGCTTTACTTCATCTTCAATCGGAATTTTTATAAGATTTGTTGTATTTTCTGTGTTTTCCATTTTTTATCCTAAACATCCAGATTTGCATAAACAGCATTTTCTTCGATAAATTTTCTGCGCGGTTCTACTTCTTCGCCCATGCAAATACTGAAAATTCTGTCCGCGGCAACTGCGTCTGGAATCGTAACTACTTTCATTCTGCGTGTTTCTGGATTCATAGTTGTATCCCAAAGCTGGTTTCCGTCCATTTCACCAAGACCTTTATAACGCTGAACATCAGCTTTTTCTCTTTTGTCTCCAAGTTTTTCCAGCTCAGCATCGCGCTCTTCATCGGAATAAACATAAATTTTTTGCTTTCCGATTTCAATTTTAAACAAAGGCGGCATTGCAAGATAAACGTAGCCTTTTTCAATAAGCTCGGGCATATATCTGAAGAAAAATGTCAAAAGCAAAGTCCTAATGTGGCTTCCATCAACATCGGCATCAGCCATTATTATAATTTTGTGATAACGGAGTTTTTCAATATTGAAATCTTTTCCGAATCCAGCTCCAAGAGAAGCAATTACAGGCTGAAGTTTTTCGTTATTTACAACTTTGTCTGCGCGAACTTTTTCAACATTGAGCATTTTTCCCCACAAAGGAAGAATTGCCTGGGTTTTAGCATCGCGTCCTTTTTTTGCAGAACCACCCGCAGAATCTCCTTCGACAATGTAAACTTCGCATTCAGCGGCATTTTTTGAAGAACAATCGCTCAATTTTCCCGGAAGTCCGAAACTGTCTATGTTGTTTTTACGGCGCGCGCTGTCTTTAGCCTTTCTTGCGGCAATTCGGGCAGCGGCTTCTCCAACTGCTTTTTCAAGAATCATTGTTGTAATCTGCGGATTCTGCTCACAGAAAAGTGTAAGTTTTTCTTTTACAAGCGAATCAACATATCCGCGGACTTCTGAATTTCCCAGTTTGGTTTTTGTCTGGCCTTCAAACTGCGGCTCTGGAATTTTCAATGACAAAACAGCAGTAAGCCCTACCCTAACATCGTCTCCTGTAAGTTTTTCATCTTTGTCGAGCTTTTTAAGAAGCTTTTCATTTTTTTCAAGAAATTTATTTAGAACCATAGTAAGCGCAATTTTAAAGCCATCAAGATGAGTTCCGCCTTCTCTAGTATTAATATCATTAACGTAAGAAAAAATATTTTCAGAATAGCTGTCATTATATTGCATTGCAAGTTCTATAATCACATCATTTTCTTCGCCGTTAATATAAATTGGCTCTTCTGGAATTATTTTTTTTCCTTCATTCAAATAGCTTACATAATGCTTGATTCCGCCTTCAAATTTAAAGACAACTTCCTTTGGATTTTCAAGACGCTCATCACGAAAAATGATTGTTATTCCAGGATTTAAAAATGCAAGTTCTCTAAGCCTTGTAGAAAGAACATCAAAATTATAAGTTGTTGTTTCTGTAAAAATCGAAGCATCTGCTTTCCAGCGGATTGTAGTTCCATGAAGTCCAGTTTCTCCAATGCATTCAACTTTAGATTTAGGAATTCCTTCCGCGTACTTTTGATGATAACGTTTCCCGTCTTTATTTACAAAAGCTTCCATCCAAACAGAAAGCGCATTTACGCAGGAAACTCCAACTCCATGAAGTCCTCCAGAAACTTTATAGTTTGACTTGTCAAATTTTCCGCCGGCATGAAGACGAGTAAGAACAAGTTCAAGCGCTGAAATATGTTCTGTAGGATGAATATCAACCGGAATTCCACGTCCATTGTCTTCTACACGGCAAATATCGTCTTTTTCAAGAGCCACAGTAATTTGCGTACAATAGCCAGCCATGGCTTCATCAATACTGTTGTCAACAACTTCATAAACAAGATGATGAAGTCCATTTGGTCCTGTAGAACCTATGTACATTCCAGGTCTTTTTCTTACAGCTTCAAGCCCTTTTAAAACCTGAATGCTTCCTGCTCCGTATTGATTGTTTTCTTCAGACATGAAAAACTCCGAAATTTCCGCAAAATGAAATGTATATAAAATAGAAATAAATTGAAAAATAAGTATACTCATATTGAAGAAAAAAGTAAAGACAGAGTATAATTGTAAGCTATGAGTGAACAGAATTACCGAGCTTTTTGGGATGAAGCCTTAAAACAAATCCACGATGAATACAAACTAAAAGGACTGGAGTCAGAATTCAAGCTTTGGTTCAACATGGAATATGTAGAAGATACAATTGAAACTATAACCGTATCTGTACCCTCTGATTTCATGTGGATTAGCATGGTAAATAAAGGTTATGTAAACGCAGTAGAATCAAAAATAGCTGAACTTTCAGGACAAAACATAAATTTAACTTATATATTGAAAAAACGAAATTCTCAAAAAGAACCTGAATCAAATTCTGTACCCAAAACTGCAACCATTGATTCTGAAAATTCAAATATTTCAAATGAAGCTGAAATCAATTCAGAAAAAAAATCTGCACCCATAAATTCTGTACCCACTTTTAAAATTCATCCTCAGTTAAGCGAAGATTACACATTTGAAAAATTCGTAAAAGGCGAAAACAGCGAATTTGCTTACAGTGCATCCCTTGCAGCCGCAAAAGAGCCAGGCAGAAGGTTCAATCCTCTTTTAATTTACGGAGGAGTCGGACTTGGAAAAACTCACTTAATGCAATCAATCGGAAATTACATTTACAATAATCCGCCTGAAGGAAAAGAAAACATAAAAATCTGCTACATAAGCGCGGAAAATTTCTTAAACGAATTTACTTTTTCTTTAAGAGACGGAACTTCCGAAAAATTTAAAAACAAATACAGAAAACTTGATGTTCTTCTCTTAGACGACATTCATTTTCTCGAAGACAAAATTCAGACGCAGGAAGAGCTTTTTTACACATTTGAAGAGCTTTACAGAACTCACGCTCAAATTGTTTTTACTTGCGACCGTCCGATTTCGGAACTGAACGGAATTGAAGACAGATTAAAATCAAGGTTTTCAATGGGAACAACAATAGATTTGCAGCCGCCAAGCTACGAAATAAGAAAAGCAATTCTCTTAAAAAAACTTGAAATAAAGAAAAAATCAGTTCCAGAAGATGTAATTGACTTCATCGCAAAAAATATTCAGTCGAACGTGCGCGAACTTGGAGCTTGCCTTGATAAAATGATTGGCTACGCTGAGCTTTTGCAGAAAAATCTTACAATCGATATTGCAAAAAAACTTTTAAGCGACAACATAAGCAAAGTTTCCGACGGCTCAATTTCAATAGACACAATTCAAAAAGTTGTCGCCAATCATTACAACATTTCTTTAAGCGACATAAAAGGTGTAAAACGCAACAAAAAAATAGCATATTCGCGCCACATCGCAATTTACATTTCACGGATTTTAACTGAATCTTCATTCAATGAAATCGCTGCTGAATTCGGCGGGAAAGACCATTCAACAATAATGCACAGCTACAACACAATTGAACTTCAGCTTAAAACAGATGAAAGTTTAAACTCAACAATTGAGCTTCTTATAAAAGAAATAAAAGATTACAAGAGGCTTTAATTTCAGTGGAAAACTATATTCAAATATGTTATAATCTTGTGGAAAAAATAA encodes the following:
- the dnaA gene encoding chromosomal replication initiator protein DnaA, which translates into the protein MSEQNYRAFWDEALKQIHDEYKLKGLESEFKLWFNMEYVEDTIETITVSVPSDFMWISMVNKGYVNAVESKIAELSGQNINLTYILKKRNSQKEPESNSVPKTATIDSENSNISNEAEINSEKKSAPINSVPTFKIHPQLSEDYTFEKFVKGENSEFAYSASLAAAKEPGRRFNPLLIYGGVGLGKTHLMQSIGNYIYNNPPEGKENIKICYISAENFLNEFTFSLRDGTSEKFKNKYRKLDVLLLDDIHFLEDKIQTQEELFYTFEELYRTHAQIVFTCDRPISELNGIEDRLKSRFSMGTTIDLQPPSYEIRKAILLKKLEIKKKSVPEDVIDFIAKNIQSNVRELGACLDKMIGYAELLQKNLTIDIAKKLLSDNISKVSDGSISIDTIQKVVANHYNISLSDIKGVKRNKKIAYSRHIAIYISRILTESSFNEIAAEFGGKDHSTIMHSYNTIELQLKTDESLNSTIELLIKEIKDYKRL
- the gyrB gene encoding DNA topoisomerase (ATP-hydrolyzing) subunit B, with translation MSEENNQYGAGSIQVLKGLEAVRKRPGMYIGSTGPNGLHHLVYEVVDNSIDEAMAGYCTQITVALEKDDICRVEDNGRGIPVDIHPTEHISALELVLTRLHAGGKFDKSNYKVSGGLHGVGVSCVNALSVWMEAFVNKDGKRYHQKYAEGIPKSKVECIGETGLHGTTIRWKADASIFTETTTYNFDVLSTRLRELAFLNPGITIIFRDERLENPKEVVFKFEGGIKHYVSYLNEGKKIIPEEPIYINGEENDVIIELAMQYNDSYSENIFSYVNDINTREGGTHLDGFKIALTMVLNKFLEKNEKLLKKLDKDEKLTGDDVRVGLTAVLSLKIPEPQFEGQTKTKLGNSEVRGYVDSLVKEKLTLFCEQNPQITTMILEKAVGEAAARIAARKAKDSARRKNNIDSFGLPGKLSDCSSKNAAECEVYIVEGDSAGGSAKKGRDAKTQAILPLWGKMLNVEKVRADKVVNNEKLQPVIASLGAGFGKDFNIEKLRYHKIIIMADADVDGSHIRTLLLTFFFRYMPELIEKGYVYLAMPPLFKIEIGKQKIYVYSDEERDAELEKLGDKREKADVQRYKGLGEMDGNQLWDTTMNPETRRMKVVTIPDAVAADRIFSICMGEEVEPRRKFIEENAVYANLDV
- the gyrA gene encoding DNA topoisomerase (ATP-hydrolyzing) subunit A, whose translation is MENTENTTNLIKIPIEDEVKQAFIDYSMSVIVSRALPDSRDGLKPVHRRIIYSMEENHLSAGGKTKKCATIVGDVLGKYHPHGDASVYDALVRLGQDFSQRYIVVHPGGNFGTIAGDPPAAYRYTEAKMTKIAEEMVEDINKDTVDMIPNYDDTKEEPTVLPSKFPFLLCNGSVGIAVGMATNMPPHNLREVASAISAYIDNQDITVDELLNHIKGPDFPTGGIIFGKQGIADAYRTGRGKILVRGRFNIEVSKTGLESIVFTEVPYGVNTRTLCEKIGELARDKVIDGISAINDESSDRSGMRIVIHLKRGAITKVVINQLFAKTALQSSFGVINLALVKGRPQILNLKQIIKCFVDHRDEVITRRVTFDLNKARAREHILEALITAVDAIDEVIKMIRSSRDETEAKAKLMQRFGFDEIQAEAIVEMRLGRLTNLRIDELRKEMEEVKAFIAHCEDLLAHHEKILAIIKDETNELSEKYGDDRKTDIVAGEVESINVEDMIKEEDMVILVSKLGYIKRVSVSQYKSQGRGGKGTISAKLVEEDYINQMFVASTHDYLMFITTEGKAYWIKVHEIPEASKTSRGSHIKSLLSVSANEDITAIVSLKEFSENNYLFMATANGVVKKTPTSDFRNAKSRGMQAVRLDEGDTLVSAILSTGKDELLLVSRRGQALRINEEDVRPMGRSSRGVAGLKLSEGDELCSAIRIHTEPDSKILVVTEKGIGKRVDSAEFNAHGRGTGGQKIFGNVEDKGEIIGALCVRDSDSIMCITSQGTSVRVEAKDITVQGRGASGIKVVSITDPDYVVGVDRIANDEDEKK